A stretch of the Pirellulales bacterium genome encodes the following:
- the coxB gene encoding cytochrome c oxidase subunit II, giving the protein MGRFWSILFLLVPVLGVGVFWWAPGAGYWLPRDISEHGHQIDHLWTFILILTGLVFVATEVLLFWFMWRYDGAKNNDPVKYMHGSHNLEVIWTILPAATLLFIAIYQMNAWADVKIRNPGAEGLPVTVEVTGRQFEWRLRYPGKDNKLGTPDDIYHVNDLHIPVNEEILVSLKTQDVLHDFFLPNLRVKQDAVPGMMIPVWFKATETGTYDLVCAELCGWGHYKMKGRLTVQPRDEYDEWLSEMFAAQEATK; this is encoded by the coding sequence GTGGGTAGGTTCTGGAGCATTTTGTTTTTGCTGGTACCGGTCCTGGGTGTTGGCGTCTTTTGGTGGGCGCCAGGAGCTGGGTATTGGTTGCCGCGCGACATCTCGGAGCATGGCCATCAGATCGACCACCTGTGGACGTTCATCCTGATCCTGACGGGTCTAGTGTTCGTCGCCACCGAAGTGCTGCTGTTCTGGTTCATGTGGCGCTACGACGGGGCGAAGAACAACGACCCCGTGAAGTACATGCACGGCAGCCACAACCTGGAAGTCATTTGGACCATCCTGCCGGCCGCTACGCTGCTGTTCATCGCCATCTACCAGATGAACGCCTGGGCCGATGTGAAGATTCGCAATCCCGGCGCCGAGGGGTTGCCAGTGACGGTCGAAGTGACGGGCCGGCAATTCGAGTGGCGGCTGCGCTACCCGGGCAAGGACAACAAGCTCGGCACGCCCGACGACATTTACCATGTGAACGATTTGCACATCCCGGTCAACGAGGAGATTCTCGTCTCGCTGAAGACCCAGGACGTGTTGCACGATTTCTTCCTGCCGAATCTGCGCGTCAAGCAAGACGCGGTTCCCGGCATGATGATTCCCGTCTGGTTCAAAGCGACCGAGACGGGCACGTATGATCTTGTCTGCGCCGAGCTGTGCGGCTGGGGGCACTACAAGATGAAGGGGCGGCTCACGGTGCAGCCTCGCGACGAATATGACGAGTGGCTGTCTGAAATGTTTGCGGCACAAGAGGCGACGAAATGA
- a CDS encoding SCO family protein — MQVKVWLSLLLAALGAYGSYTGWRVYQATSGDRSVVSKPRHIERTRSTGSLEDAALVDTDGKPFALDELKGDVWIASFFFTSCPGPCAQMNRALAELQNDDKDPHLKFVSVTCDPANDTPEVLAKYARTFKADPKRWTFLSGPFESVQKLGSEAFQVPVGPKMHTERVILVDKWSNVRGLYLTSDSSQMLALKKKITKLLAEETPPAKTDQAETSASEQTAAEATTSADPAADASETTDGAESSSTTEPAASEATP; from the coding sequence ATGCAAGTTAAGGTTTGGTTGTCCTTGCTGCTGGCGGCCTTAGGGGCGTACGGCTCGTACACCGGATGGCGCGTTTATCAAGCCACGAGCGGTGACCGCAGCGTGGTGAGCAAGCCCCGCCATATCGAGCGCACGCGGTCTACGGGATCGCTCGAGGACGCGGCGCTGGTTGATACGGACGGAAAGCCCTTTGCGCTTGATGAGCTGAAGGGGGACGTGTGGATAGCGAGTTTCTTTTTTACTAGTTGCCCCGGTCCTTGCGCCCAGATGAACCGCGCGCTGGCGGAGCTGCAAAACGACGATAAAGATCCGCATCTGAAGTTCGTCAGCGTTACCTGTGATCCGGCGAACGATACGCCCGAGGTGTTGGCCAAATACGCTCGCACGTTCAAAGCTGACCCCAAGCGGTGGACATTCCTCAGCGGCCCGTTCGAGTCCGTTCAGAAGCTCGGCAGCGAAGCCTTTCAGGTGCCGGTCGGGCCGAAGATGCATACCGAGCGCGTGATCCTGGTGGATAAATGGAGCAACGTCCGCGGCCTGTACCTGACTAGTGATTCGAGCCAGATGTTGGCGCTGAAGAAGAAGATCACGAAGCTGCTGGCCGAAGAGACGCCCCCGGCGAAGACTGACCAGGCTGAGACGTCGGCGAGCGAACAAACAGCAGCGGAAGCCACGACCTCGGCCGATCCGGCAGCAGACGCCTCAGAAACCACTGACGGCGCCGAGAGCTCTTCGACGACCGAGCCGGCAGCGAGCGAGGCCACGCCGTGA
- a CDS encoding COX15/CtaA family protein, translating to MVQSRTQAENARSLVAAPASPWPHRVAVLLVCATFPLIWVGGLVTTYDAGMAVPDWPNTFGYNLFLYPWQTWIAGPWDLFIEHGHRLFGATVGMLTILFVVTTFLGEQRRWVRMASLGALALVIAQGALGGLRVVLDERLLAQLHGCVGPAFFAYTVALAVWTSPRWTSKQWWAGPDQSQELARGRASARFQRIAFLTVAIAYLQLVLGSQLRHVRPVVDVTVFRAAVWLHLFMAAALTVHVIMLAARATRWFFADRFIFVPAVALAGLLIVQLALGVGAWVVNYGWPEALFGNYPWAQQFVVMQAGRLQAWVTTGHVATGSLILATSLLIALRSLLLPAGQSRVVRSVVAVGVLA from the coding sequence GTGGTGCAATCGCGCACACAAGCCGAGAATGCTCGCTCGCTCGTCGCGGCTCCGGCCAGTCCCTGGCCGCATCGCGTGGCTGTGCTGTTGGTATGCGCGACGTTTCCCCTGATCTGGGTCGGCGGATTAGTGACGACCTACGATGCCGGCATGGCCGTGCCCGACTGGCCTAACACGTTCGGCTACAACCTATTTCTGTATCCCTGGCAGACGTGGATCGCCGGACCGTGGGACTTGTTCATCGAACACGGTCATCGATTGTTCGGCGCCACGGTCGGCATGTTGACGATTCTGTTCGTCGTTACGACATTCCTCGGCGAGCAGCGTCGCTGGGTGCGGATGGCAAGCTTGGGGGCGCTCGCGCTTGTGATCGCGCAAGGCGCACTAGGCGGACTGCGCGTCGTGCTGGACGAACGTTTGTTGGCCCAACTGCATGGCTGCGTCGGTCCGGCATTCTTCGCGTATACCGTAGCACTCGCCGTGTGGACTTCACCTCGTTGGACTTCGAAGCAGTGGTGGGCCGGGCCGGATCAATCGCAGGAACTAGCCCGGGGCCGGGCGTCGGCTCGCTTTCAACGAATTGCTTTCCTTACCGTGGCGATCGCCTACTTGCAGTTGGTGCTGGGATCGCAATTGCGTCACGTGCGGCCGGTGGTTGACGTCACGGTGTTTCGCGCCGCCGTATGGTTGCACCTGTTTATGGCCGCGGCGTTGACAGTGCACGTGATCATGCTCGCCGCGCGGGCGACTCGCTGGTTTTTCGCGGATCGATTCATTTTCGTCCCGGCCGTCGCGTTGGCTGGGCTGTTGATCGTCCAACTTGCCTTGGGCGTAGGTGCTTGGGTCGTGAACTATGGCTGGCCCGAAGCGCTGTTTGGGAATTACCCCTGGGCCCAGCAGTTCGTCGTCATGCAAGCCGGACGATTGCAGGCTTGGGTAACGACCGGACACGTGGCCACGGGATCGCTGATTTTGGCGACCTCGCTACTCATTGCCTTGCGATCGTTGCTTTTGCCGGCCGGACAATCACGTGTCGTGCGCAGCGTCGTCGCGGTGGGGGTACTGGCATGA
- a CDS encoding ABC transporter ATP-binding protein → MVSSTAVSVSRLVYRYGERKALDDVSLEIAPGEIFAFLGPNGGGKTTLFRLLSTLVPIQEGSITILGLDVAQQSHEVRRRIGVVFQAPSLDRKLTVNENLWQHGQLYGITGRTFDERRREMLARFGLADREHDLVETLSGGLRRRVELAKGLLHQPRVLLLDEPSTGLDPGARSDLWEYLHRVRNEEGVTVVLTTHLLEEAEKADRLAIMSAGSLVALDTPDQLRGTVGGDTIWIETAQPDSLAAAITQRLGCAATVVDGRVRLEQAAGHQWVARLVEEFPGQVSSITVGKPTLEDVFIARTGHRFWQAEEVGVG, encoded by the coding sequence ATGGTTTCCTCAACGGCCGTGTCTGTTTCGCGGCTGGTCTATCGCTATGGCGAGCGAAAAGCGCTAGACGATGTCAGCCTGGAAATTGCGCCGGGCGAAATCTTCGCTTTTCTCGGCCCCAACGGCGGCGGTAAGACCACGCTGTTCCGGCTGTTGTCGACGCTCGTGCCGATTCAGGAAGGCTCGATCACGATCCTTGGGCTGGACGTGGCCCAGCAATCGCACGAAGTGCGCCGCCGTATCGGCGTGGTGTTTCAAGCGCCCAGCCTCGATCGCAAGCTGACAGTTAATGAGAACCTGTGGCAACACGGCCAATTATACGGCATTACAGGCCGGACTTTCGACGAGCGGCGCCGTGAGATGCTGGCTCGCTTCGGGCTCGCGGATCGTGAGCATGACCTGGTCGAAACGCTTTCCGGCGGTTTGCGGCGGCGCGTCGAACTGGCCAAGGGACTTTTGCATCAGCCACGAGTACTGCTGTTGGACGAGCCGAGCACGGGCCTTGATCCCGGCGCTCGCAGCGACTTGTGGGAATATCTACATCGCGTGCGCAACGAAGAGGGGGTGACCGTTGTTCTGACGACGCACCTTTTGGAAGAAGCCGAGAAAGCCGATCGGCTGGCAATCATGAGCGCCGGATCACTCGTCGCGCTCGACACGCCGGACCAGCTGCGCGGCACGGTCGGCGGTGACACGATCTGGATCGAGACGGCACAGCCCGACTCGCTGGCGGCCGCGATTACGCAACGCCTGGGTTGCGCCGCCACGGTTGTCGACGGTCGTGTGCGATTGGAACAAGCTGCCGGCCATCAATGGGTGGCGCGCCTCGTCGAAGAGTTCCCCGGACAGGTCAGCTCGATCACGGTCGGCAAGCCGACGCTAGAGGATGTGTTCATCGCCCGCACCGGTCATCGCTTCTGGCAGGCCGAGGAGGTGGGCGTTGGCTGA
- a CDS encoding ABC transporter permease, producing the protein MAERGIESISTATATTPQPVSGEPRARATTEAPMTSSAGTSGSAVWSLCYRELVRFVRQRNRIVGAIGQPVLFWILFGAGLGPSFQMAGAGTDVSYREYFFPGTLALILLFTAIFSTISIIEDRREGFLQSVLVAPIPRWSMVLGKILGGTLLAAGQGLLFLILGLTVGLHFSLVGTIAAALFSLVVAFALTSLGFVIAWRMDSTQGFHAIMSVFLLPMWLLSGAFFPADSGWLRWIMYVNPLTYGVAAMRRLLYWGEAAPAALGWMNALPSLPVALTVTILFAVVTFAAACWIAGQRTTGDLL; encoded by the coding sequence TTGGCTGAACGGGGTATCGAATCGATTTCGACTGCTACGGCAACAACGCCACAACCGGTGTCTGGCGAGCCGCGCGCCCGCGCCACGACCGAAGCGCCGATGACATCGAGCGCAGGCACCTCGGGTTCGGCCGTCTGGTCCCTTTGTTATCGCGAGCTGGTGCGCTTTGTGCGTCAGCGAAATCGGATCGTCGGCGCGATCGGGCAGCCCGTGCTATTCTGGATTTTGTTCGGCGCGGGCTTGGGTCCGTCGTTCCAAATGGCTGGCGCCGGCACGGACGTGAGTTATCGCGAATACTTCTTTCCGGGCACGCTGGCGCTGATCCTGCTGTTCACGGCAATCTTCTCGACGATTTCCATCATTGAAGATCGCCGCGAGGGCTTCTTGCAATCCGTGCTCGTCGCGCCGATTCCCCGTTGGTCGATGGTGCTGGGCAAGATCCTCGGCGGAACACTACTGGCCGCTGGCCAGGGATTGTTGTTTCTGATATTGGGGCTGACGGTCGGACTGCATTTTTCGCTCGTCGGCACCATTGCCGCGGCATTGTTTTCGTTAGTGGTCGCCTTTGCGCTGACATCACTGGGGTTTGTCATTGCCTGGCGGATGGATTCGACGCAGGGCTTTCACGCCATCATGAGCGTGTTTCTGTTGCCGATGTGGTTATTGTCTGGCGCGTTTTTTCCCGCCGACAGTGGTTGGCTGCGGTGGATCATGTACGTGAATCCGCTGACCTACGGCGTGGCGGCGATGCGGAGATTGCTCTACTGGGGCGAGGCCGCTCCGGCAGCACTCGGGTGGATGAACGCGCTGCCGTCGCTGCCGGTGGCACTGACGGTGACAATTTTATTTGCTGTGGTAACGTTCGCCGCCGCATGTTGGATTGCCGGACAGCGAACGACGGGAGATCTGCTGTGA
- a CDS encoding heme-copper oxidase subunit III — translation MATAADAHHGHTQHLKLQYQPGLPLPNGKLFMWLFLSTEIMFFAALIGVYIVIRFGAPDWPATHDVHLSEPIGAFNTFVLICSSVSVVLALECARANKAGLAKAWMTVTLLLGCVFLGVKMYEYNAKFSHGIYPAMPRSRIHERADLDFGSAARIKLQSLIEPLAKLPPEGIKPEEADKLLLAKKMKDDFGSTNLVTLQRMADDIMPPPSLEGDHTKADAHPETLSEEHPWVNLGYAHAGSDKVEYVRELIESFHMPIVIPGGNMWASTYFLLTGFHAIHVLVGLIVFALMMTWTLDVHRAVAIENIGLYWHFVDLVWIFLFPLLYLF, via the coding sequence ATGGCCACAGCCGCTGACGCCCATCACGGGCATACTCAACATTTGAAGTTGCAATACCAGCCGGGTTTGCCGCTGCCTAACGGCAAGCTGTTTATGTGGCTGTTCTTGTCGACGGAAATTATGTTTTTCGCCGCGTTGATCGGCGTGTACATCGTGATTCGTTTCGGTGCGCCCGACTGGCCCGCCACGCACGACGTACACCTCTCCGAACCGATCGGCGCGTTCAATACATTCGTTCTGATTTGCTCTAGCGTCAGCGTGGTGCTGGCCCTGGAGTGCGCCAGGGCGAATAAGGCGGGATTGGCCAAAGCCTGGATGACTGTGACCTTGTTGCTGGGTTGTGTCTTCTTGGGCGTGAAAATGTACGAGTACAACGCAAAGTTCTCGCACGGCATCTATCCGGCCATGCCGCGCAGCCGTATCCACGAGCGTGCGGATCTGGACTTCGGTTCGGCGGCGCGGATCAAGTTGCAATCGCTCATCGAGCCGCTGGCCAAGCTTCCTCCCGAGGGGATCAAGCCTGAAGAGGCCGACAAGCTATTGCTAGCCAAGAAGATGAAGGATGACTTCGGTTCTACAAACCTGGTCACGTTGCAGCGGATGGCCGACGACATAATGCCGCCGCCAAGCTTGGAGGGGGACCACACGAAGGCCGACGCCCATCCCGAGACGTTGTCCGAAGAGCATCCCTGGGTGAACCTTGGTTATGCGCACGCGGGTTCGGACAAAGTTGAGTACGTGCGTGAGCTGATCGAGTCGTTCCACATGCCGATCGTGATTCCGGGCGGCAATATGTGGGCCAGCACGTATTTTTTGCTGACCGGCTTTCACGCCATCCACGTGTTGGTTGGTCTGATCGTTTTCGCGCTGATGATGACCTGGACGTTGGATGTACACCGGGCGGTCGCCATCGAGAATATTGGCCTGTACTGGCACTTTGTCGACCTGGTGTGGATATTCTTGTTCCCGCTTCTGTATTTGTTCTAA
- a CDS encoding DUF420 domain-containing protein translates to MTSFAHVGMVVHSLLAFTVTDLPTLNALLNASATVLLVVGFTFIKQGREQAHKRAMLAAFVVSILFLISYLIYHYQALHVKFTGPATVRYVYYAILIPHVILAAAVPFLAVTTIYLGLTDQRLRHRGVARWTFPIWLFVSVTGVIVYVMLYHGAWLGYATEGV, encoded by the coding sequence GTGACGTCGTTCGCACATGTCGGCATGGTCGTTCACTCGCTACTGGCATTCACGGTCACGGACCTGCCTACGCTCAATGCGCTGTTGAATGCGTCCGCCACGGTTTTACTGGTCGTGGGTTTCACGTTCATCAAGCAAGGACGCGAGCAAGCGCACAAGCGGGCCATGCTGGCGGCATTCGTGGTCAGCATTCTCTTTTTGATTTCTTACCTGATTTACCACTACCAAGCCCTGCACGTGAAATTCACCGGGCCGGCGACGGTGAGGTACGTTTACTATGCGATCCTGATTCCGCACGTAATTCTGGCGGCGGCCGTGCCTTTTTTGGCGGTGACGACCATCTATCTGGGGCTCACCGATCAACGGTTACGGCATCGTGGCGTGGCCCGCTGGACCTTTCCGATCTGGCTGTTTGTTTCGGTAACCGGCGTGATCGTGTATGTGATGCTGTATCACGGGGCATGGTTGGGCTACGCCACCGAAGGCGTATAA
- a CDS encoding cytochrome C oxidase subunit IV family protein: protein MTHDAGHSTVDHSHAHGDHGIAKYVYVFLALCVLTGCSFFTYSSLWPWHEQPAVGRFFMMAVSCTKAMLVILFFMHLKYEADWKYVLTIPASIMSVFLMMALVPDIGLRMRTYSPERREHAAQPEAEFAKLQQKVKQLEPVRDTSEKEPAAAAPH, encoded by the coding sequence ATGACGCACGATGCCGGCCATTCGACCGTCGACCATTCGCACGCCCACGGCGATCACGGGATTGCCAAGTATGTCTACGTGTTCCTGGCGTTGTGCGTTTTGACAGGTTGCTCGTTCTTCACGTACTCGAGTCTGTGGCCCTGGCATGAGCAGCCCGCGGTAGGGCGGTTCTTCATGATGGCGGTCTCGTGTACGAAGGCGATGCTTGTGATCCTGTTCTTCATGCATCTGAAGTACGAGGCCGATTGGAAATACGTTCTGACGATTCCGGCCTCGATCATGTCGGTGTTTCTGATGATGGCCCTGGTGCCGGATATCGGCTTGCGGATGCGTACCTATTCGCCCGAGCGGCGCGAGCACGCGGCCCAGCCCGAGGCCGAATTCGCGAAGCTGCAGCAAAAGGTTAAGCAGTTAGAGCCGGTCCGCGACACATCGGAAAAAGAGCCGGCTGCCGCCGCGCCTCACTAG
- a CDS encoding cbb3-type cytochrome c oxidase subunit I produces MSTSALGDYAHDDAHAHDHGHSAGFLRTYVFSLDHKVIGIQFLFSTLLWFVVGGLLALAVRWQLAWPWSEMPIVGKMLFSAEGGQISPEFYTMLFTMHASVMIFFVIIPILAGAFGNFLIPLMIGADDMAFPTLNMLSYWFMWPAFVCMVGSFFVAGGAASSGWTAYATLSAVWGAAPGSQAGQTLWLIGLIFVGVSSMMGSVNYMTTIIQMRAPGMTMFRMPMTIWAMFITAILQAFALPVLTAALFMQLLDRTIGTGFFIPEGLVVNNVSAGAGGGQTLLWQHLFWFYSHPAVYIMILPAMGMVSDIISCFARKPLFGYKPMVYSISGIAGLGFIVWGHHMFMSGMNPYLGMTFMVSTMFIALPSAVKVFNWLGTIWGARIQFTTPMLFALSFVSMFIIGGLSGIFMAATPVDIFIHDTYFIVGHIHYVLFGGTAFGVFGGIYFWFPKMFGRMMNEFWGKVHFFLSFIFFNGTFYTMHILGAGGFPRRLADPYHYLTFRHLQPMNQFMTICALGMGAAQIIFAINFFYSIFFGKKVGRNPWHANSLEWFAPSPPGHGNFDAQPIVYRGPYEYGSPEVDIDYYPQTQPPPEGHIPTDDHGHH; encoded by the coding sequence ATGAGTACCTCCGCTCTCGGCGATTACGCTCACGACGATGCGCATGCTCACGATCACGGGCATTCGGCAGGCTTTCTGCGCACGTACGTGTTTTCGCTGGATCATAAAGTTATCGGCATCCAGTTCCTGTTCTCGACGCTGCTATGGTTCGTCGTGGGCGGGTTGTTGGCGCTGGCCGTGCGTTGGCAGTTGGCCTGGCCCTGGTCCGAAATGCCGATTGTCGGAAAGATGCTGTTCTCGGCCGAAGGGGGACAGATCTCGCCCGAGTTCTACACCATGCTGTTCACGATGCACGCCTCGGTGATGATCTTCTTCGTGATCATTCCGATTCTGGCGGGTGCGTTCGGCAACTTCCTGATCCCGCTGATGATCGGGGCCGACGATATGGCGTTCCCGACGCTGAACATGCTCAGCTACTGGTTCATGTGGCCGGCCTTTGTGTGCATGGTCGGCAGCTTCTTCGTAGCAGGCGGGGCGGCATCGTCCGGATGGACGGCCTACGCCACGTTGTCTGCCGTGTGGGGCGCGGCACCGGGGAGCCAGGCTGGGCAGACGCTATGGCTGATCGGGCTGATCTTCGTGGGGGTCTCGTCGATGATGGGATCGGTCAATTACATGACCACGATCATCCAGATGCGCGCTCCAGGCATGACGATGTTCCGCATGCCGATGACGATCTGGGCCATGTTCATTACCGCAATTTTGCAAGCTTTCGCGTTGCCGGTTTTGACCGCCGCACTGTTCATGCAATTGCTCGACCGCACGATCGGCACCGGCTTCTTCATTCCGGAAGGGCTGGTCGTCAATAACGTCTCGGCAGGTGCTGGCGGTGGTCAGACCTTGCTCTGGCAGCACTTGTTCTGGTTCTATTCGCACCCGGCTGTGTACATCATGATCCTGCCGGCGATGGGAATGGTCTCGGACATTATCTCATGCTTCGCGCGAAAGCCGCTGTTCGGTTACAAGCCGATGGTGTACTCGATCTCGGGTATCGCCGGGTTGGGCTTCATCGTCTGGGGGCATCACATGTTCATGTCGGGCATGAACCCGTACCTGGGCATGACGTTCATGGTCTCGACGATGTTCATCGCTCTGCCGAGCGCTGTAAAAGTGTTCAACTGGCTAGGCACGATCTGGGGCGCACGCATCCAGTTCACCACGCCGATGCTGTTTGCCCTGTCGTTCGTTTCGATGTTCATCATCGGCGGTTTGTCGGGCATCTTCATGGCGGCCACGCCGGTCGACATCTTCATTCACGACACGTACTTCATCGTCGGACACATTCATTATGTGTTGTTCGGCGGTACCGCTTTCGGCGTCTTCGGGGGAATCTATTTCTGGTTCCCGAAGATGTTCGGCCGCATGATGAACGAGTTCTGGGGGAAAGTACACTTCTTCCTGTCGTTCATCTTCTTCAACGGCACGTTCTACACGATGCATATTCTGGGGGCCGGCGGCTTCCCACGGCGGTTGGCAGACCCGTATCACTATCTGACGTTCCGGCATCTGCAACCGATGAATCAGTTCATGACGATTTGCGCCTTGGGCATGGGTGCCGCGCAGATCATTTTCGCGATCAATTTCTTCTACAGCATCTTTTTCGGGAAGAAAGTCGGACGCAATCCCTGGCACGCCAATAGCCTGGAATGGTTCGCCCCCAGCCCGCCGGGGCACGGCAACTTCGACGCACAGCCGATCGTCTACCGTGGACCGTACGAGTACGGCTCGCCGGAAGTCGACATCGATTACTATCCGCAAACGCAACCGCCCCCCGAAGGGCACATTCCCACCGACGATCACGGACACCATTAA
- a CDS encoding c-type cytochrome: MKSFTFNHLLVLAACTLVMPVLVGCGKSDAPVFRLNLQGRSPEDLQLTGSEENEDERKAKQEIGTSLEAVSTVLYAMFGEPDAPYVMPESGLDRRKVEMAAGPAGRKHTGAQLGLYRQHCAHCHGISGDGAGPTAAFLNPYPRDYRTGAFKFKSTARAAKPTTDDMRRILHEGIAGTAMPSFLLLPDDEIDALVEYVKYLSIRGQTETLLLIKVLDEGDAIDLKTTKLSDLAGDYLTPVAESWAQAESSIVVPPDGPPTDTPEALAASVAKGAELFRGAKAQCAKCHGPTAMGDGSEELLFDDWNKVKQFADISKKIADANGIEDRKEKSEALSDLQTKLVAEEHKWLLPQQQVQPRNLRLGIYRFGRRPVDLYRRIFAGINGTPMPQGGADASNPSGMTSEEIWHIVNYVRTLPYEKLSDPQVGKGRLAGLDSWHE; the protein is encoded by the coding sequence ATGAAGAGCTTTACGTTTAATCATTTGCTGGTCCTCGCGGCGTGTACTCTGGTCATGCCGGTGCTGGTCGGCTGTGGCAAGAGCGATGCCCCGGTCTTTCGCCTGAACCTGCAAGGCCGCAGCCCGGAAGATTTGCAGCTCACGGGCAGCGAGGAGAATGAGGACGAGCGAAAGGCGAAGCAAGAGATCGGGACGTCGCTCGAAGCGGTCTCGACCGTGCTGTACGCCATGTTCGGCGAGCCAGACGCTCCGTACGTCATGCCCGAGTCGGGCCTTGACCGACGCAAGGTTGAGATGGCGGCCGGTCCCGCCGGGCGCAAGCATACCGGCGCTCAATTGGGACTTTATCGCCAGCATTGTGCGCACTGCCACGGCATCAGCGGCGATGGCGCCGGACCGACGGCTGCTTTCTTGAATCCGTACCCCCGCGATTACCGAACGGGCGCCTTCAAGTTCAAGAGCACGGCCCGCGCCGCCAAGCCGACGACCGACGACATGCGGCGCATCCTTCACGAAGGAATTGCGGGCACGGCGATGCCGTCGTTCCTGCTGTTGCCGGATGACGAAATCGATGCGCTGGTCGAATATGTGAAGTACCTCAGCATCCGCGGCCAGACCGAGACACTGCTGTTGATCAAGGTTCTGGACGAAGGCGATGCCATCGATCTGAAGACTACAAAGCTCAGCGATTTGGCCGGCGATTACCTGACTCCCGTGGCCGAATCGTGGGCGCAGGCGGAATCATCGATCGTTGTTCCGCCCGATGGCCCACCGACCGATACCCCCGAGGCGTTAGCGGCCTCGGTTGCCAAGGGAGCGGAATTGTTCCGAGGCGCCAAAGCGCAATGCGCGAAGTGTCACGGTCCCACGGCGATGGGAGACGGCAGCGAGGAATTGCTGTTCGACGACTGGAACAAGGTGAAGCAGTTCGCCGATATTTCGAAGAAGATTGCCGACGCCAACGGCATCGAGGATAGGAAAGAGAAGTCCGAGGCACTCAGCGATTTGCAAACGAAGTTGGTTGCCGAAGAGCACAAATGGCTTTTGCCTCAACAACAAGTGCAACCGCGCAATTTGCGGCTGGGGATCTATCGCTTTGGACGTCGTCCGGTGGACCTTTACCGCCGCATCTTTGCAGGCATCAACGGCACCCCGATGCCACAGGGCGGTGCGGACGCCAGCAATCCCAGCGGCATGACCTCAGAAGAGATTTGGCACATCGTCAATTACGTCCGGACGCTTCCCTACGAGAAGCTTAGCGATCCGCAGGTGGGCAAGGGACGATTGGCCGGTCTCGACTCTTGGCACGAATAG
- the cyoE gene encoding heme o synthase: MSIVTTAMASSSRVRLVTRLRDYVELTKPKIVVMELVTIIVAACVASWGQPDWQLLLYAAVGTGLIAAGASAWNQWIERHSDARMPRTADRPLPAGRLTAAEALWFGSISTVAGVAVLAMMVNWLTALLGLATWVAYVCLYTPLKSRTSHNTAVGAVAGAMPILMGWTAVGGHLNLSAATLFMIVFLWQFPHFMAIAWMYRADYAAGGCQMLSVVDPSGRRVGLLAVTGALALLPVSVLPAVMRLAGTGYFFAALLLGLAQLAAAAWFARRLDERSARLLLRASLVYLPTVLILLLLSSRIAS; the protein is encoded by the coding sequence ATGAGCATTGTCACGACGGCCATGGCGAGCTCGTCGCGCGTTCGACTTGTAACGCGGTTGCGCGATTATGTCGAACTGACCAAGCCGAAGATCGTGGTCATGGAACTGGTCACGATCATCGTCGCGGCCTGTGTGGCCAGTTGGGGACAGCCTGACTGGCAACTGCTGTTGTATGCGGCTGTCGGCACCGGCCTCATTGCGGCAGGCGCGAGCGCCTGGAATCAGTGGATCGAGCGTCATTCGGACGCGCGGATGCCGCGAACCGCCGATCGCCCGTTGCCGGCCGGGCGACTCACCGCGGCCGAAGCGCTGTGGTTTGGCTCGATTTCGACCGTGGCCGGCGTGGCCGTCCTGGCGATGATGGTGAACTGGTTGACGGCGCTGTTGGGCCTGGCCACTTGGGTTGCCTACGTTTGCCTGTACACGCCGCTGAAGTCGCGCACTTCGCATAACACGGCGGTCGGCGCCGTCGCCGGCGCGATGCCGATATTGATGGGTTGGACGGCCGTCGGCGGACATTTGAATCTGTCCGCGGCGACCTTGTTCATGATTGTTTTCTTGTGGCAGTTCCCGCACTTCATGGCCATCGCTTGGATGTACCGCGCTGACTATGCCGCGGGGGGCTGCCAGATGCTGTCGGTCGTTGATCCCAGTGGCCGCCGAGTGGGACTGCTGGCTGTGACGGGGGCGCTCGCTCTTCTGCCGGTCAGCGTGCTGCCTGCCGTGATGCGGTTGGCGGGGACCGGTTATTTTTTTGCGGCGCTACTGCTGGGGCTTGCTCAGTTGGCGGCCGCAGCGTGGTTCGCACGAAGGTTGGACGAACGGTCGGCCCGGCTGCTGTTGCGTGCGTCGCTCGTCTATTTGCCGACGGTGCTGATTTTGCTTTTATTATCGAGTCGTATTGCGAGTTGA